A stretch of the Solanum dulcamara chromosome 6, daSolDulc1.2, whole genome shotgun sequence genome encodes the following:
- the LOC129891402 gene encoding transcription factor MYB82-like, producing the protein MKDKEVKTRMKRGFWKPEEDLILKNCVETHGEGNWATISEKSGLMRSGKSCRLRWKNYLRPNIKRGMMSEDEKDLIIRLHKLLGNRWSLIAGRLPGRTDNEVKNFWNTHLNNKRSCRGKKKHVKSKEVNTHSPQDKMQEYPAETVSNQEVATKTALDSWIEEMQDFNCSLLSPLSMNNVPFLEDEPFIPILDDIVLLEAFTSTGKEAWNEFQPSL; encoded by the exons ATGAAGGATAAAGAAGTTAAAACAAGAATGAAGAGAGGATTTTGGAAACCTGAGGAGGACTTGATATTGAAGAATTGTGTGGAGACTCATGGAGAGGGAAACTGGGCTACCATTTCTGAGAAGTCAG GCTTAATGAGGAGTGGTAAGAGCTGCAGACTAAGGTGGAAAAATTACCTGAGGCCAAACATCAAGCGAGGAATGATGTCAGAAGATGAAAAAGACCTCATCATTAGACTCCATAAGCTTCTTGGCAACAG ATGGTCGCTAATTGCTGGTAGGCTACCTGGAAGAACAGACAATGAAGTTAAGAACTTCTGGAACACACATTTGAACAACAAGAGATCTTGTAGAGGCAAAAAGAAGCATgtcaagtccaaggaggtgaaTACTCACAGCCCACAAGACAAAATGCAAGAATACCCCGCTGAGACAGTAAGCAACCAAGAAGTGGCCACCAAAACAGCATTAGATTCATGGATAGAAGAAATGCAGGACTTTAACTGCAGCTTACTATCACCTTTATCGATGAATAACGTGCCATTTCTTGAAGATGAGCCTTTTATTCCCATATTGGACGACATTGTCTTGCTTGAAGCATTCACAAGCACTGGCAAAGAAGCATGGAATGAGTTTCAACCATCCCTCTAG